From the genome of Geminocystis herdmanii PCC 6308, one region includes:
- a CDS encoding type II toxin-antitoxin system HicB family antitoxin: MMTTEIINENHTEKQTYGILIQYQDNGLVNACVLGWQNCQVTAENKQEALQQLQQLLSINENNQEIVSLEVKKSQKENPWLKFAGMFKDDLLFDEMQDFITEERRKEKEKLEVEYVELTSPE, encoded by the coding sequence ATGATGACAACAGAAATTATCAATGAAAATCATACGGAAAAACAAACTTATGGTATTTTAATTCAGTATCAAGACAATGGATTAGTTAATGCCTGTGTTTTGGGTTGGCAAAATTGTCAAGTAACCGCAGAAAATAAACAAGAAGCATTGCAACAGTTACAACAACTGTTAAGCATTAATGAAAACAATCAAGAAATCGTCTCCTTAGAAGTGAAAAAATCTCAAAAAGAAAATCCTTGGCTTAAATTTGCGGGAATGTTTAAAGATGATTTATTATTCGATGAAATGCAGGATTTTATTACGGAAGAAAGAAGAAAAGAGAAAGAAAAATTAGAAGTTGAATATGTTGAATTAACTTCTCCAGAATAA
- a CDS encoding HMA2 domain-containing protein, whose amino-acid sequence MDSATLSAENLTNSESVNKEQIATFLKEHEEVEMIIPVMFGLFVTSRFQLRGANALLVNLGVATVFRQLFRELKKTSSSEVKQEKPQSSSTAKKEEEMSIVHSVNGRVRLRIPQVKEDALFAKRLERLLNNDDNVISVRINQITASVVINYDAGSLSDLDLGFKLISIIETAKSDNIT is encoded by the coding sequence ATGGACAGTGCAACTTTAAGCGCAGAAAATTTAACTAATTCAGAATCAGTAAATAAAGAGCAAATTGCTACTTTTTTGAAAGAACATGAAGAAGTGGAAATGATTATTCCTGTGATGTTTGGTTTGTTTGTCACCAGTAGATTTCAGTTGCGTGGTGCAAATGCCTTATTAGTCAATTTAGGAGTCGCAACAGTATTTCGCCAATTATTTCGAGAGTTGAAAAAAACCTCGTCTTCGGAAGTAAAACAGGAAAAACCTCAGTCATCCTCAACGGCTAAAAAAGAGGAGGAAATGTCGATCGTCCATTCCGTTAATGGTAGAGTAAGATTAAGGATTCCCCAAGTAAAAGAGGATGCTTTATTTGCGAAACGTTTAGAAAGACTACTCAACAACGATGATAACGTTATCAGTGTCAGAATTAATCAAATAACAGCTTCCGTGGTGATTAATTACGATGCAGGAAGTCTCTCCGATTTAGATTTAGGTTTTAAATTAATAAGTATTATTGAGACAGCAAAAAGCGATAACATAACATAA
- a CDS encoding DUF5132 domain-containing protein, with amino-acid sequence MLDKIRNMYQDDPIKTIAIGVGAVILAPTIASLLKPVAKATIKTGVILYQKTKETIAETSEQIGDLVAEAKAEVLAEAEKKQDTITVSSTPSD; translated from the coding sequence ATGTTAGATAAAATCAGAAATATGTATCAAGATGATCCTATTAAAACTATTGCTATCGGTGTTGGAGCAGTAATTCTCGCTCCTACTATAGCTTCCCTCCTCAAACCAGTGGCAAAAGCTACTATTAAAACTGGAGTAATTTTATACCAAAAAACTAAAGAAACTATCGCCGAAACTAGCGAACAAATTGGTGATTTAGTAGCAGAAGCGAAAGCCGAAGTTTTAGCAGAAGCAGAAAAAAAACAGGATACCATCACTGTTTCAAGTACTCCTTCTGATTAA
- a CDS encoding DUF4926 domain-containing protein codes for MMKFQLFTTVALKENISQYNLWEGDIPNIVEHHLVKNGEDSYSLEVFNPIGETIAVITVAESKIESLKKNGVFSQRSLQPLLTN; via the coding sequence ATGATGAAATTTCAATTATTTACAACAGTTGCATTAAAAGAAAACATATCTCAATATAACTTATGGGAGGGAGATATTCCTAATATTGTGGAACATCATTTAGTGAAAAATGGTGAAGATAGTTACAGTTTAGAAGTATTTAATCCCATTGGTGAAACTATTGCAGTTATCACTGTTGCAGAATCAAAAATAGAATCTTTAAAGAAAAATGGGGTATTTTCTCAAAGAAGTTTACAACCTCTTTTAACCAATTAA
- a CDS encoding helix-turn-helix domain-containing protein: MAGVSQVKIIESIEQLKTLLSEQKTSDNFQKIQVLYLLKSQQVKTITEVASIIGKHRVTIQYWLRCYQQEGIEELLQEKKGGGRKPFISPQIIDKLRDKLDKNTDFQSYKEIQNWLNKEFQLGVSYDVVYYLVKKKLKYSPKK, translated from the coding sequence ATGGCAGGAGTTTCTCAAGTTAAAATTATAGAGTCGATCGAACAATTAAAAACCCTGTTAAGTGAGCAAAAGACATCAGATAATTTTCAGAAAATTCAAGTATTGTATCTTCTCAAAAGCCAACAGGTAAAAACGATTACCGAAGTAGCATCAATCATCGGTAAACATCGAGTAACGATTCAATATTGGTTACGTTGTTATCAACAAGAGGGAATAGAGGAATTATTACAAGAGAAAAAGGGAGGAGGAAGAAAACCTTTTATTTCTCCTCAAATTATCGACAAATTGCGAGATAAACTGGATAAAAATACTGATTTTCAAAGTTATAAAGAAATTCAAAACTGGTTGAATAAAGAATTTCAATTAGGGGTTAGTTATGATGTGGTTTATTATTTAGTCAAAAAAAAACTTAAATATTCTCCAAAAAAATAA
- a CDS encoding FeoB small GTPase domain-containing protein has product MKSHKYTNSSNSSGSRNNWLKSLFNKPSTPTTEKKATTEIALVGMPNMGKSVLFNALTGVYVTDENHFSTTMEKSREKCKIEDNNFLSLITPECAPYYRLPKKKK; this is encoded by the coding sequence ATGAAATCTCATAAATATACAAACAGTAGTAATTCATCAGGTTCGAGGAATAATTGGTTAAAATCCCTATTTAATAAGCCATCCACTCCTACCACAGAGAAAAAAGCTACCACCGAAATAGCCTTAGTGGGAATGCCAAATATGGGTAAAAGTGTTTTATTCAATGCCTTAACTGGGGTATATGTCACCGACGAAAATCACTTTAGTACAACAATGGAAAAATCGAGAGAAAAATGCAAAATTGAGGATAATAATTTTCTGTCATTGATAACCCCAGAATGTGCTCCTTATTACCGATTACCGAAGAAGAAAAAGTAG